In one window of Frigoriglobus tundricola DNA:
- a CDS encoding ISAs1 family transposase, with amino-acid sequence MPLPLTTVFADLRDPRRDTRNKVHRLTDILTIATCAVIAGAEGWEQIAAYGQLKEGFFRQFLELPGGIPSPDTFERVFAKLDPDAFADRFGRWMASACETAGLVQVAIDGKSARRSPKGTFTGCLHLVEAWAVENRLILGMRAVPDGGHEITTMPELIATLDLNGAVVTIDAAGCQKATVEPIRRQGGEYVVTVKGNQGGLRDAIADVFARAGEAAFAGCDMVASVADGHGRHEERYVTVVTDPDRLPAGWADVGAVVMVGRERQVNGKANESTTHYYLTSLRTKAAELAGYIRNHWGIENGLHWCLDIAFREDDSRARAGHAGTNLGMIRRIALSLLKRADTKGSIRTRRMKAAWDDDYLLKVLKALTTD; translated from the coding sequence ATGCCTTTACCACTGACCACCGTGTTCGCCGACCTGCGGGACCCGCGCCGGGACACCAGGAACAAGGTGCATCGGCTGACTGACATCCTGACCATCGCGACGTGCGCCGTGATCGCCGGGGCCGAGGGATGGGAGCAGATCGCCGCGTACGGGCAACTCAAGGAGGGTTTCTTCCGCCAGTTCTTGGAGTTGCCCGGAGGCATCCCGAGCCCCGACACGTTCGAGCGGGTATTCGCCAAACTGGACCCGGATGCGTTCGCCGATCGGTTCGGGCGGTGGATGGCATCGGCGTGCGAGACGGCGGGGTTGGTGCAGGTGGCGATCGATGGCAAGAGCGCCCGCCGGTCCCCCAAGGGCACGTTCACCGGGTGCCTGCACCTGGTCGAGGCGTGGGCGGTCGAGAACCGTTTGATCCTGGGCATGCGGGCGGTACCCGATGGGGGGCACGAGATCACCACCATGCCCGAACTGATCGCCACCCTGGACCTCAACGGCGCGGTGGTGACGATCGACGCGGCCGGGTGCCAGAAAGCGACGGTCGAGCCGATCCGGCGCCAGGGCGGGGAGTACGTAGTGACGGTCAAAGGGAACCAGGGCGGCTTGCGGGACGCCATCGCCGACGTGTTCGCTCGGGCGGGGGAGGCCGCGTTCGCCGGGTGCGACATGGTTGCGTCGGTCGCGGATGGGCACGGGCGCCACGAGGAGCGGTACGTGACCGTGGTCACCGATCCGGACCGGTTGCCGGCCGGGTGGGCCGATGTGGGTGCGGTGGTGATGGTCGGCCGAGAGCGGCAGGTGAACGGGAAGGCAAACGAGAGTACGACCCATTACTACCTGACCAGCTTGCGGACCAAAGCGGCCGAGTTAGCGGGTTACATCCGTAACCACTGGGGCATCGAGAACGGGCTCCACTGGTGCCTCGACATCGCGTTCCGGGAAGACGACAGTCGCGCCCGAGCGGGACATGCCGGGACTAACCTGGGGATGATTCGGCGGATCGCCCTGTCATTGCTCAAGAGGGCCGACACCAAGGGCAGCATCCGAACCCGACGGATGAAGGCCGCCTGGGATGATGATTACCTGCTCAAAGTGCTCAAGGCTCTAACGACCGACTAA